Within Lentimicrobium sp. L6, the genomic segment ACTTGATTCTCAATAAGTTCTTCTGGTGTATAGCCAATTAATTTACTAATGTTAGGGGATACATATTCAATGGGATGTACGTGTTTGTCTTTTTGATACTTCCATAGTATGGCGACCACTTTTGTTTGATTTAAGATTTTTAGGGTATTCATCCTATCGGTGATGTCTTCTCCTGAGCTCAATAAACCTTTTATGACTCCCAATTGATCAATAATTGGAGAGCTTTGCCAATGAACTCGTCTTATTTTCTTGTCATTAGTGATGATATCATTTTCTGAAGATGAAATTAATTGAGCACCATTTAATATTTGTTTAAACTCTTGTTTGGTTTTAATAATGATTTCTGTGGGTAAGAAATTCTCAAACCAATTTTTTCCAATAATTTCTTTTTCTTTATAACCAAGTATTTCGCAAGCCCTTTCATTAACCATTTCCACATTCCCATTTATATCTAAAGCAATGAGAATATGAGGAGCTATGTTTAAATACTGCTGTAGTTTTTGTTGCTCATTAAATGCTTTATCTATAGCCTCTTTTCTCTTGGTAATATCCAAAAGTTGTGCAATAGTAAAAATACGACCTGCTTTGTCTTTATGGATGGATGAGCTGATTTCTATATCTTTGATGGTTCCATTGCTTTGAAGAAGCTTAAATTCATAATTATATGGAACTTTAATTCCCTTTTGTCTTTTTGAATAACGTTCTTTAACTAAATTGATACTTGATGGGTGTATCCATTTCTCGAACTTTTGGCCTATTAATTCTTCAGCTGTATCACCAAAAATTTCTTCAGATTTTGGATTTGCATAATTGAAAACTTCATTATTATCTATGATAACTATAGCAGCATGAGAGTTTTCTACTATACTTCTAAACTTATTTTCGCTCTCAATGATGTCACGTTTCATATTTGCTATATCTTCAATATTTTTGCTAATATTGATAATATGTGGTACCTCATTGAACTCTATAATTGCGGCTGATAATAAAGTTTGAATAAGCTGTCCATCTTTAACTTGAATGGTAGTTTCTAAATTGAAGATTTCTCCTTTTTGTTTTAATTGTTGGATATAAAATTCGGCATCTTTATCATTAGTCCAAAAATTAAAATCAAGTAAAGATTTTCCAATGAGTTCTTCTTTTTTATATTGTGTGATAGTTTGAAAAGATTGATTTACATCTACAAAATTATAATTATCAGCTTTGATAATATTTATAGCATCGGGGCTGGCGTTAAAAATCATTCTAAATTTCTCTTCACTGATCTTGATTGATTTTTTAAGCTTTATAAAATGGTCAAGGTTTTTTTGTAAAACCAATAAATGAGGAACATTATCTACTTCTATGGTCTTAGCAGAAACTAAACCTTCGATAATATTGCCATTGGGATGGCGATATTTGGCTTGATAATTTTCTATATATCCTTGCTTTTTTATGGTTTCAATATAGGTTTGCCTTTGGTCTTTATCGGCCCATAAATTCAATTCAAAACCACTTTTGCCAATGTAGTCAGAATAGGATGCACCGAGGTTTTTTATAAAAGCATCATTGATATCGGTAAACGCATATGTTTCATCAAGTTTATTAATACTTGTGGGATCTGGTAAGGCATTAAAAATAGTTCGGAATTTTTTCTCACTTGATTGCAATGCTCTTTGAGTTTGTGTTAATGAACTGGTATCACCAATAATGACCAAAATATAATCTGTGTCGTTATAATTAAATACCTTAGCAGAAATAATTGCTGTATAAACTTTCCCTTTACTGTTTGTGAAATGTGCAGAAAATTCATTTACATAACCTTGGCTCTGCAGTAGTTTGGTATATTCTGAATGTTCCTCTTTATGATACCAAAAACCGAGATCTTCTACGGTCTTGTTGATGATCTCACTTTCTTGCAAGCCGGCGTATTTCTCGAATTTATTATTGACAGCAATAAACCTTTCGGTGTTTAGATCATGTATGCTAATGGCTTCAGAAACAGATTGAAATATTAATTCAAAAAGCGGATGATGTGATCTTCTTTTCGACAAATGTGAAATAGATTCTTGTTGTTGCAATAGAAGTGTAAAGTTTTCTATGCTCAGACTTAAGATGATTTTTTGTGTAGCGTCTAAAATCATGGTGTCTACACTAAACAAGCCAAAAAAAATGGGATCAGTTGTATTTGGAATTCGTTGTATATATGAAGAATAAAGAGGGTGGGTGGGTATGATGCTATATTTATCTAAATCAGAAAACAGTTGAGAGTCTTTGTCCTCTTCTATCATTCTTTGCATAAGTTCAAACATCAAATTATCAAAGTGATGATTCGTATCGTGCTGAAAATGTGATTTTAAGATTGTTGGCTTGTCTTGTAGAAAGCTAACGATATATACTGAATGTCCATGTAATTGTTCAGATATTACTCTTAATCCTTCTTGAAGATGTTGGTTAATCTTTGCTTGGTTAGTTATCGGTTTCATAAAATATTAATATTCATTTTGGCTGTCCACCAAAATCCCCCTAGAAATAAAATATACTAAAACAGGATAAAATCCCTTAATACTGCAATTTACACATTTTTTAGGTTCTACAATCAAATAATTTTCATATTTATGATCACTAATATTTAATAAGATAAGCTGGTATATTTTTCATAAATTTGCCATCAATTTTTCAATGAAATGGCACTACCTTCAGTATATATTAAGAATAAAAGAGCATCTTACGAATACTTTTTAGAAGAGAAATTTGTTGCTGGAATTCAATTAACAGGAACAGAAATTAAATCGATAAGATATGGGAAAGCAACGCTAACAGATGCATATTGTAGCTTTTTTGGTTTGGAACTTTTTGTAAGAGCCATGCACATTAGTGAGTATAAATTAGGCACGCATTATAATCACGAACCTAAGCGTGACCGTAAACTTTTGTTAACAAAGCGTGAATTAAAGAAGCTAAAGGTGAAAATTAATGAAAAAGGATATACTTTAGTGCCTGTATCTCTTTTTATAAATGATAAAGGCTTAGCCAAACTCCAATTTGCCTTGGCAAAAGGAAAACATACCTACGATAAAAGAGCTAGTCTAAAAGAAAAGGATATTAAAAGAGATATTGAAAGAGAAAAGTATTAGCCTAAATAAAAAAAACAAAAGAATGAGAAAACAACTATTTTTACTTGCCTTAATTATTGGAATGAGTACAAGTATATTACAAGCTCAAGACAAGGAAGAAATAACATGGTATACTTTTGAGGAAGCCATAGCTTTAAATACTGAAAATCCGAAACTGGTTTTCATTGATGTATATACAGATTGGTGTGGATGGTGTAAAAAAATGGATGCCTCAACTTTTGTAGATCCCATCATTGTGAAATATATGAATGAGCATTATTATTGTGTGAAATTAGATGCCGAACAAACTGAGGCTATACAATTTATGGGGAAAGAATTTGTAAATCCTAATCCTGAAGGAAGACGATCCACACATCAATTAGCAGCCTTATTATTGAATAATAAAATGAG encodes:
- the smpB gene encoding SsrA-binding protein SmpB, whose protein sequence is MALPSVYIKNKRASYEYFLEEKFVAGIQLTGTEIKSIRYGKATLTDAYCSFFGLELFVRAMHISEYKLGTHYNHEPKRDRKLLLTKRELKKLKVKINEKGYTLVPVSLFINDKGLAKLQFALAKGKHTYDKRASLKEKDIKRDIEREKY
- a CDS encoding PAS domain S-box protein is translated as MKPITNQAKINQHLQEGLRVISEQLHGHSVYIVSFLQDKPTILKSHFQHDTNHHFDNLMFELMQRMIEEDKDSQLFSDLDKYSIIPTHPLYSSYIQRIPNTTDPIFFGLFSVDTMILDATQKIILSLSIENFTLLLQQQESISHLSKRRSHHPLFELIFQSVSEAISIHDLNTERFIAVNNKFEKYAGLQESEIINKTVEDLGFWYHKEEHSEYTKLLQSQGYVNEFSAHFTNSKGKVYTAIISAKVFNYNDTDYILVIIGDTSSLTQTQRALQSSEKKFRTIFNALPDPTSINKLDETYAFTDINDAFIKNLGASYSDYIGKSGFELNLWADKDQRQTYIETIKKQGYIENYQAKYRHPNGNIIEGLVSAKTIEVDNVPHLLVLQKNLDHFIKLKKSIKISEEKFRMIFNASPDAINIIKADNYNFVDVNQSFQTITQYKKEELIGKSLLDFNFWTNDKDAEFYIQQLKQKGEIFNLETTIQVKDGQLIQTLLSAAIIEFNEVPHIINISKNIEDIANMKRDIIESENKFRSIVENSHAAIVIIDNNEVFNYANPKSEEIFGDTAEELIGQKFEKWIHPSSINLVKERYSKRQKGIKVPYNYEFKLLQSNGTIKDIEISSSIHKDKAGRIFTIAQLLDITKRKEAIDKAFNEQQKLQQYLNIAPHILIALDINGNVEMVNERACEILGYKEKEIIGKNWFENFLPTEIIIKTKQEFKQILNGAQLISSSENDIITNDKKIRRVHWQSSPIIDQLGVIKGLLSSGEDITDRMNTLKILNQTKVVAILWKYQKDKHVHPIEYVSPNISKLIGYTPEELIENQVEYPDLIHPDDLPRVLNEVNYYVNNSAFKNYSHEYYRLKSKNGDYAWVEDQTEIIRNIQGEITHLNGLLIDVSEKKKSIELIKESEERYRTIFNSNLDGLIILNEQGDIVEVNEVTCNMYGYTYQELMHRDSNKIKIASDINIYFVKDFLETNKILIAESEDIRKDGSPFNINAKLRYITYNHEKHILVIIRDITDIKRAEKQLIDAKQKAEESDQLKSSFLANMSHEIRTPMNAIIGFSSLLEEDDIDQNEKSGFISRIKNNGQNLLNLINDIIDISKIEANQIRFISETINIKKFLSNLYDSFEIEAKKKSIHLIFNYSEDKEMNSLKSDTYRLNQVMVNFLSNALKFTPKNGVIEFGCKHVPQKKHVMFYVKDSGIGIPKAEQEFVFDRFRQAHTMTHTDYGGTGLGLSISKGLIEHLKGDIWMKSEEGKGSEFYFSLPY
- a CDS encoding DUF255 domain-containing protein encodes the protein MRKQLFLLALIIGMSTSILQAQDKEEITWYTFEEAIALNTENPKLVFIDVYTDWCGWCKKMDASTFVDPIIVKYMNEHYYCVKLDAEQTEAIQFMGKEFVNPNPEGRRSTHQLAALLLNNKMSYPSYAFMNGENKMLTVVNGYMNTEKFNPIIHWFGEGAYINQSYQDYSASFSTEK